The DNA segment CATTAAAAACAGCGGGAACTGGGCGGCTGTAGGCTCGGGAAACAGGGCATACAACAGGGCCAGGCCGATAATGCCCGCGCCGGCCAGGCCCAGCAGAATCAGGATGGGCTTTTTGCCGCCCATGCGGTCCACGGCCGCGCCAAAGGGGATGCGCAGAAGTGACCCGGTCAAAGACGGCGAGGCCGACAGCACACCCATGAGCACGGCGCTGATTTCCATGGATTCCTTTAGGCGCGCCACAATGGGCCCGAATGCCGAAACCCCGGCAAACCCGGCAAAAAATGCCAGGGTGGTCCAGGTCAAAGCCGCGGTCCGGCTGGACTGGGCATAGCAGACCGCTTCGTTTTCATGGTTGTTTTCATCTGCCATAACTCAGGCTCCTTTTGTGCCGGGCGATTTTCTGAAAATCACGTAGCTTCGGTACAAATAGGTCACGGGCGCGCTCCAGATGTGGACCAGCCGGGTAAAGGGCGAATAGGCCAGAAGAACAAAGGCGCTTAGGATATGCAGCTTATAGGACACCGGCACCGGGGCCATGAGCGCGGGATTGGGAGCCAGGATTACGATGCTGCGGATCCAGGGCGCCACCGAGTAGAGCACGTCATAATGGGTGAACACCACGTTGTATAGCCCCAGCCCGGAAACCACCAGGAGCAGTGCCAGCAGCACGTAATCATGCACGGACGTGTTTGCCGCAATCCGGTCCTGGCTGATTCTGCGCACCAGCAGCCAGATCACCCCGGCAATCATGAGCAACCCGGCCACCAGGCCGATCCAGTGGGCCATGAAATTGTGGGCCGCGGCAGTGACGCCGAACATCTCATAAACCCGCTGGGGGATCAGCATGCCCCCGGCATGGCCCACCAGGGTCAACAGCGCGCCCCAGTGAAAGATGGTGATGCCGCCTTTGAGGCTGTCTTTGTGGAGAAACTGGGAGGATGCCGCGTTCCAGCGCTTCCAGTCCGTGACATAGCGCCAGGCATGGCCGAGGACAAAGATTGTCAGGGCGATATACGGAAACACGATAAAACCCAGGATATGGACAAATCCGCTCATCATGCCCCCTTTTTGTGTTGATTGGCACAAAATTCCAATGTTTCGGTTAAAACCTGAAAAACTGTGGTATACGGGCTTTGCATGGATCTGAGCCGCTCTGTGAGCATTTTTACGGTCTGCCCGTGATCTGCGACGATCCATTGCAATTCGCCGTTTGTGCCCTGGGACATGAGTTCGAGCACCATGGGCAGGTAATCGGGCAGATCGCGGCACACGGGCGCAAACCCGGCATCGTCAAAGGCCCGGGCAAACCGGGCCAGGGCCGGGCCCCGCTTGGCGCCGTCCTTGTATTCATGCCAGGTCAGGTTCATGCAGGTGTCTGGGTTTAGGTCAAATGCCGCGCAAAAGGCTTCCTGTACGGCCAGGTTCGGGGTTTCTGTCAGGTATTGCAGAAACTTTCGCACGTGGACCCGCCCGGGTTCGGCAAACACCTGCTCTGTTTCCGTGGTGGCTTCGCGCAGGGACTCAAGGGTGTCTTTGTCCGGAAACTGGAGCAGAAACGACAATGTTTTGATCTGTTTTTGAGCTGTTTTGTCCATGGCTTTACTCAAATCCTTTTTCGCCCTGGGCCGCGCGCATATCGGCCTGGTCCGGGTTTGGGGCGGTTGGAATCACGAACCGGTCCTTGTGTTTGGCAATGGCCAGCAGATCATAGATTTCCAGGACCGTTTGCGCATCCAGTTTCTCATCCAGGCCGGCCTGCTCAAGGATGCTTTTGTCCGGGGTTTTTTCCAGGCGAGATGATCGCATGTAGGCCCGCAGGGCCATGAGATATTTCAAAGACCGGCGCACCGGGGCCTCGTCTCCGGCTGCCAGGAGATTGGCCAGGTATTTGACCGGAATGCGCATGTCTGAAAGCGCTTCATCGGGATTTTTGTTTTCCGTGCCCGTCTGCAGGGGGCTTAGGGGCGGAACATACCAGACCATGGGCAGGGTCCGGTATTCCGGGTGAAGCGGCAGGGCCAGGGGCCATTTGCGCATGAGCTTGTCTGTGGGCGAGTTTTGTGCGGCTGCCAGAAACCCCTGGGAAATGCCCTGTTTTTCGGCTACATTGAGCACTTTGGGATCATGGGGGTCGAGCATCATGTCCACAAGGGCCGGGTAGATGTCTTTGGGGTCGGCTGGGGATGCGGCCCGGGAGATGCGCTCTGCATCATAGAGGATCACCCCCACATACCGGATCCGGCCCACGCAGGAGGCCGAGCACAGGGTGGTCATGCCGCTTTCGGTTCTGGGATAGCAGAAGATGCATTTTTCCGAGGTGCCGGTTTTCCAGTTAAAATAGACCTTTTTGTAGGGGCATCCGGATACGCAGTAGCGCCAGCCCCGGCACCGGGCCTGATCCACCAGCACAATGCCGTCTTCATCCCTTTTGTACAGCGCGCCGGACGGACATGAGGCCGCGCAGGCCGGGTTTAAGCAGTGCTCGCACAGCCGGGGCAGATACATCATAAAGGCCTGTTCAAATTCCAGGTATTTCTGTGCATCCAGGCCCGCAAAATTGGTGTCCGCGGTGCCGGTCTCACACACCCCGGCCAGGTCGTCTTCCCAGTTGGGTCCCCACTGGATTTCCATGGACTGGCCCGTGATCTGGGAGCGGGGCCGGATGGCGGGCTGGTGCTTTTTTTCCGGGCTTGTGACCAGGCGGCCGCAATCATAATCCCAGGGCTCGTAATAGGCGTCAATCTGCGGCAAATCCGGGTTGTTAAAAATCCGGGCAAGCTTTTGAACCCGTCCGCCGGCGGCAAGGGAGAGCCGGTTGTTTTCAGCCGTCCATCCACCCTGGTAAATCCCCTGGTCTTCCCAGTTTTTGGGATATCCAATGCCGGGCTTGGTCTCCACGTTATTAAACCACATGTATTCCGCACCTGCCCGGCTGGTCCAGACGTTTTTGCACGGGATGCTGCAGGTGTGGCACCCGATGCATTTGTCCAGGTTTAACACCATGGTCATCTGGGCTTTAATCTTCATACCAGTCGATCTCCCCGGCTTTGCGGACCACGATCACCTCGTCGCGCTGGGCGCCCGTGGGTCCGTAGTAGTTGAAAAAATAGCTGAACTGGGCATACCCGCCGATCATGTGGGTGGGCTTGACCATGATCCGGGTGACACTGTTGTGGGTCCCGCCCCGCTGCCCGGAACGCTTTGAGCCCGGCGTGTTGATCAGCCGTTCCTGGGCGTGATACATAAACGCCTTGCCCGGGGAATCCGGTGGCTGACAACAGCCCGGGCCATGACCACGCCGTTGATGTTAAAGCACTCCACCCAGTCATTGTCGGCAACCCCGATGGCGGCGGCATCCGCGTTGTTGATCCAGATGGCCTCGCCGCCCCGGAAAAGGGTGAGCATCACCAGGGTGTCGGAATATGTGCTGTGGATGGACCACTTGGAGTGCGGGGTGAGATAATTTAAGATGATTTCCTTTCCCGGCTCCCGCGACACGCCGGCCGAGCCCATGGCATCCATGTCCAGGGGCGGGCGGTAGACCGGCAAATGCTCGCCGAATGCCAGCATCCATTCGT comes from the Desulfobacterales bacterium genome and includes:
- the narI gene encoding respiratory nitrate reductase subunit gamma, which gives rise to MSGFVHILGFIVFPYIALTIFVLGHAWRYVTDWKRWNAASSQFLHKDSLKGGITIFHWGALLTLVGHAGGMLIPQRVYEMFGVTAAAHNFMAHWIGLVAGLLMIAGVIWLLVRRISQDRIAANTSVHDYVLLALLLVVSGLGLYNVVFTHYDVLYSVAPWIRSIVILAPNPALMAPVPVSYKLHILSAFVLLAYSPFTRLVHIWSAPVTYLYRSYVIFRKSPGTKGA
- the narJ gene encoding nitrate reductase molybdenum cofactor assembly chaperone; this encodes MDKTAQKQIKTLSFLLQFPDKDTLESLREATTETEQVFAEPGRVHVRKFLQYLTETPNLAVQEAFCAAFDLNPDTCMNLTWHEYKDGAKRGPALARFARAFDDAGFAPVCRDLPDYLPMVLELMSQGTNGELQWIVADHGQTVKMLTERLRSMQSPYTTVFQVLTETLEFCANQHKKGA
- the narH gene encoding nitrate reductase subunit beta; amino-acid sequence: MKIKAQMTMVLNLDKCIGCHTCSIPCKNVWTSRAGAEYMWFNNVETKPGIGYPKNWEDQGIYQGGWTAENNRLSLAAGGRVQKLARIFNNPDLPQIDAYYEPWDYDCGRLVTSPEKKHQPAIRPRSQITGQSMEIQWGPNWEDDLAGVCETGTADTNFAGLDAQKYLEFEQAFMMYLPRLCEHCLNPACAASCPSGALYKRDEDGIVLVDQARCRGWRYCVSGCPYKKVYFNWKTGTSEKCIFCYPRTESGMTTLCSASCVGRIRYVGVILYDAERISRAASPADPKDIYPALVDMMLDPHDPKVLNVAEKQGISQGFLAAAQNSPTDKLMRKWPLALPLHPEYRTLPMVWYVPPLSPLQTGTENKNPDEALSDMRIPVKYLANLLAAGDEAPVRRSLKYLMALRAYMRSSRLEKTPDKSILEQAGLDEKLDAQTVLEIYDLLAIAKHKDRFVIPTAPNPDQADMRAAQGEKGFE